In the Melanotaenia boesemani isolate fMelBoe1 chromosome 14, fMelBoe1.pri, whole genome shotgun sequence genome, AGGATGGAGACGGTGAGTCAGGCTCTGGAGGAGTTGCTGGTCGCAGCTCAGCGGCAAGACTGTCTCACGGTTGGAGTCTACGAGTCCGCCAAACTCATGAATGTGTAAGTAGAAGATGTGTTTTCTACAGAAGAGCTTGAACGCATCAGCCGCTGGTTTCAGAGTAATGTGGTGGAGCTGAAACTCACCGGGTCTTTCCCTCTTTTTGCACACAGAGATCCAGACAGCGTGGTCCTCTGCGTCCTCGCCAccgatgaggaggatgaagatgatatCGCGCTGCAGATTCACTTCACATTGCTTCAGGCTTTCTGCTGCGACAACGACATCAACATCCTGCGGGTGTCCGGCATGAGGCGGCTGGCTGAGGTGCTGGGAGAGGACACCGAGGACAGCAACGGCAACGAGCCGCGCGACCTGCACTGCATCCTGGTCACTGTAAGTCCGCCTTCCTCCTTTGATGCATGGCCAAAATGCAGTAATTAAAGAAAACTAttgtataatttaaataaataaatgctgcttCCGGGAGTCTAACCGTCTGCCCCGCTTCGTTTTGCAGAACACCCCCGTGCAGCCGCTGCAGTGCCAGGCCCTGCAGGACGTCGGCAGCTTCTGCGAAGAGAGCCGCTGCAGGAACCAATGGGTCCCCTGCCTGGAGCTGCAGGACCGCTGAGTCGAACCGGGCCGACTCGAACCGAGCCATACCGCTGTGGAGCGGTGAGATGTAGATGCGATTACCCAAACAGCCTGTCCTCGTGCAGAAGAGGAGTAATGGTGTTTGAGAGAAGGGAGCGACCGAACCGTGGGAGTCTTCCCGGTGCTCGATCCTGTCCTGGAAGCAGGAGAGGTGTGCTGGTTCTGAAAGTCGGACCGGACCCTGCTGGCGGCTGCAGGTTGTAGAGCTGCAGAGTGAAAGGCTGCCAACTGACAGCGGTTAGATGTCACGTGACTGGACTGCTGCATGAACTTAGGAGCTGCACGCGAAGCCCTGgactgagctgcaggtgttGCATGTGTTCTGCTCACCTGTGCGCTGCACACATATGAACTATCATTGCTTTCTGTTACACACTGACGTCAtacctgttttttatttatctgagcAGATTAATATATGAGTGAAAATAGAATCTACATGTTGACTTTATCTGAATAAATTATTGAGAGAAAAATGAGAGATTTCTGAGTGGttaatctgtgtttattttgctgtgttttgggGACTTGTGACAAACCATGTGAGAACATTCTGCCTTATGGAGACACAACAGCCAAGGACTTTCTGTTCCATTAAGTTAGTCATTATGTCACTGAAGGCCACGAGTTCCTTCAACCAGTGGGTGCTGGCAGACAGACCATCACACTCTGGCTTATTTACTGGGATGTTTAAGGCTAGTTTATAGAGCAGGCCAAAGTGACTCAAATCCAGCTTTTGCCCACATGTGAACAGTGAACAGTTCAAATCCGACTCAGATCGCTTTCACATGTGGCACTGAATCGGACACACATCCAATCTTTCTCAAAGTGAGCTCAGTCTGAATGAGGCTGTTGTGTTTCTTCTGACTTTCATGAGGAGGCAAatgaaaactgaactgaacctcataattaaattttattggTTCTGATTTCACAACAACTCCGTAAACTTGGTAACTTGATAAACAGCGTGCTGCGtgtgatgtcacttcctctgCGCACATGGGTCACTTTAGGGCTGTGGACTGTTACACTGAATCCGATGGTGGTCACATTAAAATGTACACAAccacacaaaaaacaagatgaaaattGGACTTGAGCATTAAGacttgcagtgtgaacgtagccagTTTCTCTGTGCCAATAACCCAACGATACTTGGTGCCAACACCCATCACAACATCTTTACCTGAGCATTGATGCTCAGTCCAGcagtataaatatataatacaaTCAAATAGTTAAATTCTTTTGGGAACATGGAAATCACAGAAACTGgaacagatgtttttgtttttggtatcTTTGTTAAACATAGGAGACTCTTAGTGTTACTGTTATTGAACAGGTT is a window encoding:
- the LOC121653575 gene encoding growth arrest and DNA damage-inducible protein GADD45 beta-like; amino-acid sequence: MTLEEVVGSNSTDKKMETVSQALEELLVAAQRQDCLTVGVYESAKLMNVDPDSVVLCVLATDEEDEDDIALQIHFTLLQAFCCDNDINILRVSGMRRLAEVLGEDTEDSNGNEPRDLHCILVTNTPVQPLQCQALQDVGSFCEESRCRNQWVPCLELQDR